AAGGTGCTCAGTGTAAAGTGGTTTCCCAGGAACAAGTAGTGCTTTCCAGTTCTCTTTTCCAGGCAGGTGTGTTTGAAGTGGTGTTGGGAGTATTTTCAGGGTGTGGGTGTAGTCAACTCTTTCACACTCACTCGATTCTTCAAGCCCTCAGCCTCAGAGTTGAGTCTCTGGATGAGACGCATCATTTCTGCAATCTCATTCTTCACTCCCTTCAAGTCCTGGTTGTACTTCCCAGCCTCAGCCGCCATGTCATCCACCTGGAGACAATGGAGGAAATGCCAGTTTACCAAATGACCAAAATCTGCGAAACAGACTTGAGATGAATAGTATGTGAGAACGTTCCAAGCGTACAGCTGCCatgtatagcaaaaaaaaaaaaaaaagcacataatATAATATTTCCATTTTCACAGGATAATGACCACGCTTTAACATAATAATTCTCGTGAAAACAGAAATTAGCATAAAACTGAAACTACTACGTTATAAGTTTATTACCTCGTATATACTTTGCTCTACATGACATTACGTTGCTGACCTTGTTTTTGTACCACTGCTCAGCTTCGTCTCGGCCTCGCACTGCGATCCCCTCATACTGCATCTTCACCTCCTCCACGATTTGCTTCATATCCAGACCACGGTTGTTGTCCATCTCCACGGTAACTGCTGTGTTGTTAATCTGAGATTGCAGCTCACGGATTTCCTAAACCAAAACGGGAGGAATAACACGTTAAAAATTTAAAATGTCATGCTTTAATTAATGATTCACTAATGTGGTTAATTCACGGTTAGTCCAACTTGGTGTTTTCAATGTCTCTTTTTATGTGTCCCTCTTTTTAATGAAAATAGTACACTAAAATAAAGGTTTGTTATGAATAGAAAAGCATATAGATGGATTTTGTGACAAACATTAAAAGTAAAGCAGTATTCAATAGATTTCTAAGACAGCAAGCATGTGACCATACGAAACTCGGGCCTGCACACAGATGTTCACCATCCTAAAACACTATATCATGAACTACAATCCTATAACAGTACATCATGAACTACAATCCTATAACAGTACATCATGAACTACAATCCGGGAATTTTAACAACAGGCAACAATCAGCTGGCTCTGTACCTCATCATAGAGCTGCTTCAGGAAGGCCAGCTCGTCCATCAGGCTCTCTACGGTATTCTCCAGATCCACCTTCTGGAGGTAGCCCTCATCTACATCCTGAAAGGCACAGGCAATACATTTTCAATTGCTGGGATTCTACATCAGTTTGGGATAAGAcaaaagaaacaataaaacaataaaactgctCCAATTCAGATTCACTAGTCTGATAACATAATAGAGCTTCGTCAAGGGAATGTTTTCTAGAAATTAAGTCACGTTTCCTGTAGAGTTGATTCTGATTGAGAGGCCTCCAGCTACAGTTAACTATTCTGAGATAGTTCTATTACAGTGATGCAAGATCCTGCAATACAGTCTAACAGGTGTagtggaatagcctaccaggtgaagttcGAAAAAGCCTAGTAACATCTAAACCACTAGGAACATAGAAATAAACCATTAGATTATTGCCTATAAAATTAGATCTTCTTAGTATGGGCACATGAAGGGATGAAGAATGGAAGAGCCTTGATGGGAAAAACATCATCTTGTCCTTCCCAGACTCTGAATATGTTCCTTTGAAGACGCTTATAAAAAGTGTACCACATTAAATTTGCAGGGTAATTTTTCAGTTCTCATGCTTTTCTCATGTATATTATACCTTTATGACACACTTTGTTTATTACAAACTACTTATTACACAGTTTATGACTGAGTTTGAATGAAGTCACCTTATTTCCTAGACGCTCATTGCCCTTGTGCATGTGGTGTTCCCATACAAGCAGGTGGCtgtactgtacttgaatttaacACAGTAGGATACAATACAGTGACCACTGCCATAATGTTTTTGCTTATTGCAAGGATGGAAAGCTCCTTACCTTCTTGCTGAGCACAAACTCATTCTCTAACTGAGTACGCCTGTTGATCTCATCCTCAAACCTGTacatttaaaagggaaataagTCTGTTGCAGTCttagagaagaagaagaagcaaaCACTTGTATTAAAACGTCAGTATTTTTCTAAACAAGTGACTGTTCTAACAATTGTAAAACTACAATGACTAATATTAGTGCAATAAACCAAGCCTTGGTTAATAAACGGCACATATTTTAATTGATTGGTGTAAAGTGTTAAAACTGGACAAGCTGACAAAGATCTGTGTTATCCATGGAAAGCCTCTTCTGACAATATTTTGCAAGGCCATTTGGGAGTTCACCATGCCTTTGTCAGTCTTATACTGCAGTTACCAAAGTGAAACATGGTTGTGACAATGCTTTACCCCACATATTTATGATTTACCATGACCTGTTTTGACTCGATGTTTTACTAGGCTTGCTTTACTCAAGTTTGTAAACCCTACTGCATTTAAACAAGCCAATCCCTCTGAACCTCAGAGCGCACCCACTTGTTTTTGTTGTCCTCCACCAGTGCCTTAGTGCGAGCCAGCTCCTTCTCCAGTTTGTCCCTGTCATTGCTTAGCCTGTCTCTCTGGCTCGTCAGGTTGTTGCCAAACGCGGCCACAATTTGGTCGATGTTGGACTTGTAGTCGCCCTTCTCTAGCATGATCTTCAGCCTGGTCTCCAGAAccttgttctgctgctccaggtGACGCACCTGAGGGAAAAAGCAACTCTCCTTTACCTCAACTCTTTGACTGTGCCCTTTTAACACTATGTTACAGCCTCctttgaaatatctttataaatgGATGTAGTTATTGCAACGGAATACGTGTCAACAAGGCCTTTTTCTGGCCCACGGCTGACTTGAAAATATGTTTATTGATGGTTCTGGCAGATTAAGCAATAAACAATTTCTTACAGGGGCAGGGGTACTACAAGACAGGAATGTTAATTGAGTACCTGGAGGGTGCTAATTATTGAGGCAATATTAGGAGTAAAATAGGTTTCTAGAAGAGCTGCTTGTGTATTGCATCTGTTTTTCTATTTGTTATCTTTGTTATGTGCAAACTTTGTTTTATTATCTGTAATGTTCTTGGTTTGTCTTTAAAATCCCTGTAGAATTCTGCGAAGGACAGGTGTACTTTACTTTACTGTATGTTGGGTGGAATTTTATTTCTAGCATTGTACTTAAAACTTGGCTTGGTAACCTGGCTTTAACGTTATTTAAATGGGAAACACAGCATAAGTTTGAGATAAGATGACACAATTGATTCTTTATGTAGAATTGCAATATATATTATGCTCTGTGCGTTCTGCTGTAAGTCTCCTAAACTAGTGCTATTGTAAGCTACATTACAGTTGGCTACATCACCATGACTCAAATAATTCCAGTAGTGGTCAAGGTTGGTATGTACTTAGTTCTGGAAGCACAATTTTTTCCTAATTATATTTTGTTATGCTGATAACGTTTTACATGAAAATGCCTACTAATTAGGTAATAGCCTTCTGAAATATGTTTGGGGCTTAAAGCATAATTACTGTTTTTGAAACAAAACCTCCCACACTAATAATCACTGTGGCCAACCTGTCGAGTAGGAGGAGGGCACGCCTGTCTGGAAACTAGGGCCCCTTTGAATGAGGAAATCCTAGTTTGGGTGGGCAGAGACCAGCACTGTAAATAACAATCATAGAATGTGGCAGACCCTGACACCTTCAGCAAACAGGGGCCACCCCTGTACCATTCACACAAACAAGGTGTATAGTAATATGAAATATTCCTTGTGCAAACAATAAAGAGCAGTACATTTTACAGTTGGTAATTTTGCTATTTTCCCATgaatttcccatggttatactatgcatttaccatagttgacTATAGTTCGTCATGTTTTGTAATATGCGTCACCAtacttctctgggctttacaatgcttacctatgctttattacccttgctatgcttttactatggtaaacttttataagggacagacATACACTTCTCTCTGTCCATAAGATGGCGCTGTAAAACCACAAACCATGCAAATTCTAAGGTGTGGCAGGCGTATTgtgtttttcccccttttttataAGCCCAGGCATTTCATGAAAATGTTCTCATTATAACATTTCTTTCTTCCGTTGTTTCTTGACGAGATACAGCAGAGCAATGTAATTTATAACAATGTTTGTACTAAGTagaaaatgcatgcctgtggatatTAACACTTTCTCCTTCTCTGTTGTTGAAATCATAAGTTATCTACGTGGGTAGCCATGAAGGTATCAGACCAAACCATGATAAGGAAAGCATACCTTTAATCAAATAACCTGATTGAGACAGTCAAGGTAAACAATCAAACAGACTCAACAAATTATGCTGGCTCCATCTCTACAATATAATCATGTAAAATGTTCTTATGCAAATATACATTTCCTTAAGAGAAGATGGAAGCGGCTAAGCCCTCTGAACTAGTTTGTTGTTGGTAAGACAGTAAAATTTTAGGCAAATCCTTGTTATCTTAGTATGTCTGTCTGACTAGCATGTATACCTATTTAACCCTACATTTGTCACAGAGTGAAAGATGCAATACATAGCACACACTTCTGTGTAATCGTACTGTCTCTCTTATGACTGAATATTTTGTTATGCAGTCACGATAGTCAAGACAATAATAAACTCAGAGGGCTGTACTGACAGTATTATGGTagatgtatttaattattgtaaTCCCTGAGACCAAAATTACAGAAAACATtgtataaaaagaaataaaaccaaatataatACGTGATAGTAGATAGATCGATCAATGACCAGCATTTACTCAATAGTTAACGGCCCCTGCTGAGAGAACAAGGATGAACGAGGCGTGATAATAACACAAGCCTGCACTTCTCTCTCGCTCCACAAGATGGTGCTGTAAGAACCCATACCTTGCAGGTTCTGACGTGTGATAGGTGTTTCATAGATGAGCTCCTCAAATGGGAAACTCTAAGCGGTTTAAAATTAATATACTTCCTACCAAAAAATCTGTGTCTACTTAAATTTAGATTATTATACTACAATTGTTTAGCCACTTCAGTTTACAAACTGTATGACTGACATGACCACATTTGTTGCCTCAGAGGCACGTAATTGTGATGCAGAGAGCAAACACAGAATCAAATATGCTGATGTTCCTAAAAGTGCTTTAACACAATGGACGATTGATTTCTGCTATTAGACTCTTCCCCAAAATAACAAACAGTGGAACTACTGTTCCAGCCGTGCGCTGCCAATCCCCATAACCCTACACTGTTCAAACAGTGTTTGCGTTTTCAAGTAAACCCCTCTCTAATGTTGCAGTATTGTGCAAATACCACTAACAATGACTACAATAGGCGTCTTAAAATATCCCAGACTTAATGACAGGTAGAGCAGGTGTACACATAGCATCTCAATACCTTTTCCATATACAAACAAGTTGTTTGATAATATCACAGTGCCAAGGAAGTAATCGTGATAACAACGGCTAGTTAGAAGTGAAAGAACATATACAATACTTTATTTGTGATGTCTAAAGAGCTCTATGGCTATTTAACCTTTTTGCAGTAGAAGCAGTCGAATGTAGTTTAGAATCGGACCAGTGTTGGGAGTTACAGGATGGCATCATGCAGTAGCTCTTGTATGTTGCGAGTAATTACTACAGTTTTATGTGACCCTTAATATTATGCACATTGTATTAAAAAGGCTCAATGAACATGTTAACTGCAGTAGCAACGTTTTATAACTATTTAAGGGTGTTGGTTTTTGGTGGGGTCACCGCGTTTACTATATACACAGATAGATAGGCAGGTAGATTGATAGACAGCTAGGCAGAGCTTTTTGCTAAGACTTACCTTGTTAATGAAATCTGCAAATTTGTTGTTTAGTCCTTTTATCTCCTCCTTCTCCTGGGTTTTAATCTGGTGGAAACGGGGATCTATTTCGGTGTTGGGAGGGTTGGAGAGCAGTATCCCAGCAGAGGAGACTGGGGTAGCCCACGAAGCACTGATTCCAGACGGTCCAGTCCTGTTGCCGGGGAAGTAGGCGCTGTTTACTCGGGAAACACTCATTTTGTTGCCCGGAGAACTGTAAGAACGGCTGCTGAAGGTCCTGGCACCAGTATTGTAGGCCAttttgtgtatgtttgtgtgctAGTGCAAAGAAATACGCACCTGCTCAAAGGTTTCTGACAGAACTGTGACTATCCCGTAGTGGCAGAAATCATCTGGTTATTTAAGGTCTTTTCAGCCACTCCTGTCATCAATTATTCATATGTTCCTTCCCACAAAGCCCCTCCCATAATACACTCAAGTCGTGAGGGCTCCACCACCACCCTTGTTGCAG
The Acipenser ruthenus chromosome 10, fAciRut3.2 maternal haplotype, whole genome shotgun sequence DNA segment above includes these coding regions:
- the LOC117403378 gene encoding keratin, type II cytoskeletal 8-like gives rise to the protein MAYNTGARTFSSRSYSSPGNKMSVSRVNSAYFPGNRTGPSGISASWATPVSSAGILLSNPPNTEIDPRFHQIKTQEKEEIKGLNNKFADFINKVRHLEQQNKVLETRLKIMLEKGDYKSNIDQIVAAFGNNLTSQRDRLSNDRDKLEKELARTKALVEDNKNKFEDEINRRTQLENEFVLSKKDVDEGYLQKVDLENTVESLMDELAFLKQLYDEEIRELQSQINNTAVTVEMDNNRGLDMKQIVEEVKMQYEGIAVRGRDEAEQWYKNKVDDMAAEAGKYNQDLKGVKNEIAEMMRLIQRLNSEAEGLKNRRANLEMAIGEAEERGQLAVSDAKNRVSELEAALKSAKQAMAKQVREYQDLMNLKLALEIEIATYRKLLEGEESRLGTHQQGGPRQDSQLSAIDQLDF